Proteins from a single region of Catenulispora acidiphila DSM 44928:
- a CDS encoding AfsR/SARP family transcriptional regulator, with amino-acid sequence MRVRMLGAFDVIVNGETVVPAGAKPRTVLALLALNAGRVVTGEALMNEIWDGRPPRSARTTLQTYILHIRKVFAQVSGMSLREVASCQLATHADGYRLSCAAGDSDLFRFDTLSSAAREAMVQRRFAEAGRMWRGALELWSGNAFGGIVPGPALQAETRRLEEARLQAMGLRIEADLQVGRVDQVIGELVSLTRRHPFNESFHAQYMRALSQSGRRVEALRAYQDLRSVLIDELGLEPGAEVREVHQAILAS; translated from the coding sequence ATGCGTGTTCGCATGCTCGGAGCCTTCGACGTCATTGTCAACGGCGAAACAGTGGTGCCCGCGGGGGCCAAACCGCGCACCGTGCTGGCGTTGCTGGCACTGAATGCCGGCCGGGTCGTCACCGGCGAGGCCCTGATGAACGAGATCTGGGACGGTCGTCCGCCGCGCAGCGCGCGGACGACGCTGCAGACGTACATCCTTCACATCCGCAAGGTGTTCGCGCAGGTTTCGGGGATGAGCCTGCGCGAAGTCGCCTCCTGCCAACTGGCCACGCACGCCGACGGCTACCGTCTCAGCTGCGCGGCGGGTGACAGCGACCTGTTCCGCTTCGACACCCTGAGCTCCGCCGCCAGGGAGGCCATGGTCCAACGGCGCTTCGCCGAGGCCGGCCGCATGTGGCGCGGCGCGCTGGAACTGTGGTCCGGCAACGCCTTCGGCGGCATCGTGCCCGGCCCGGCGCTCCAGGCCGAGACCCGCCGTCTGGAGGAGGCGCGGCTGCAGGCGATGGGCCTGCGCATCGAGGCGGACCTCCAGGTCGGACGGGTCGACCAGGTCATCGGCGAGCTGGTCTCGCTGACCCGGCGGCACCCGTTCAACGAGTCCTTCCACGCCCAGTACATGCGGGCCCTGTCCCAGTCCGGCCGCCGGGTCGAGGCCCTGCGCGCCTACCAGGATCTGCGCAGCGTGCTGATCGACGAACTCGGTCTGGAGCCCGGCGCCGAGGTCCGCGAGGTCCACCAGGCGATCCTGGCCTCCTGA
- a CDS encoding NADP-dependent oxidoreductase, whose product MQAVRYHDYGDHTQLVLEEVPTPDPGPGQVLLKVVATSFNPADAALRAGYLREMLPLELPHTPGVDVSGTIAALGADVTGWDVGAAVAGFLPLNAAGAAAEYVLAPAEVLAAIPDGVDPVDAAALPAVGLTAWQALFEHASLTAGQRVLINGAGGAVGSYAVQYAHQAGAEVTATAAPRSADRVHGHGADHVIDYTATPVHQAAEGTFDVVLNLAPTTPEDTDALAALTADGGVFVTATTAPTSEPGRGVRVVRMAVRSDAAQLADLLAQAAAGTLRIDIANRRPLAELPDIHARADQGTLGGKTVITP is encoded by the coding sequence ATGCAGGCAGTGCGCTACCACGACTACGGCGACCACACCCAGCTGGTCTTGGAGGAGGTCCCGACCCCTGATCCCGGGCCCGGCCAAGTGCTGCTCAAAGTCGTCGCGACCTCGTTCAACCCGGCGGACGCGGCACTGCGCGCGGGATACCTGCGCGAGATGCTCCCGCTAGAGCTGCCTCACACCCCAGGCGTGGACGTCTCCGGAACCATCGCGGCCCTGGGCGCGGACGTGACCGGCTGGGACGTCGGCGCGGCGGTGGCGGGCTTCCTGCCGCTCAACGCCGCTGGTGCCGCGGCCGAGTACGTACTAGCCCCGGCCGAGGTACTGGCCGCGATTCCCGACGGCGTGGACCCGGTCGACGCCGCAGCACTGCCCGCCGTCGGGCTGACCGCCTGGCAGGCCCTGTTTGAACACGCTAGCCTGACCGCCGGACAGCGCGTCCTGATCAACGGCGCCGGTGGCGCGGTCGGGAGCTACGCCGTCCAGTACGCCCACCAGGCCGGCGCGGAAGTCACCGCGACCGCCGCCCCGCGCAGCGCCGACCGCGTCCATGGCCACGGAGCCGACCACGTCATCGACTACACCGCCACTCCGGTCCACCAGGCTGCCGAGGGTACATTCGACGTCGTACTCAATCTGGCGCCCACCACCCCGGAAGACACCGACGCGCTGGCCGCCCTGACCGCCGACGGCGGGGTCTTCGTCACCGCCACCACCGCACCGACCTCCGAGCCCGGCCGCGGTGTGCGGGTGGTGCGGATGGCTGTGCGCAGCGACGCCGCCCAGCTGGCCGACCTCCTCGCCCAAGCCGCCGCCGGAACCCTGCGCATCGACATCGCCAACCGTCGCCCACTGGCCGAACTGCCGGATATCCACGCCCGCGCCGACCAAGGCACTCTGGGCGGCAAGACGGTCATCACCCCCTGA
- a CDS encoding acyl-CoA carboxylase subunit epsilon, whose translation MPGGHFTVLRGNPTPEELAAAVTVLLSLAATARTVVRPVSRTTRPHWHSRRRITHARGRHLPAAAWTGVGGGPWPGAGR comes from the coding sequence ATGCCCGGGGGACACTTCACCGTACTGCGCGGCAACCCCACCCCAGAGGAACTGGCGGCGGCGGTCACGGTACTGCTGAGCCTGGCCGCGACCGCGCGGACAGTTGTGCGGCCGGTGTCGCGCACGACCCGCCCGCACTGGCACTCGCGGCGGCGGATCACCCACGCGCGCGGACGGCATCTGCCGGCGGCGGCGTGGACCGGGGTCGGCGGCGGGCCGTGGCCGGGGGCCGGTCGGTGA
- a CDS encoding GntR family transcriptional regulator: protein MAVDAVGGFSKRERIREHLLDLVETLGPGGAIPSERRLCDQLGVSRPTVRAAVDDLVRDGLLIRRHGQGMFVAQPKIAQNLVGAGSARHAVAGVDGVWSSRTVGFQETGAGARVGKFLRLAPSARVLRISRLRFVDAEPMSLDTLHIPAELVPGLTAGDLERHSFYDLLESRYGIGVATATQTIEPTALNADEAALLGVPEYDPALLFERVTEDEQGRVVEFAHAVYRRDRYRIVSQLTLSKDRRRGRVLSGAWSTAAEPVGVVMPADPFFAAPVTGH from the coding sequence GTGGCGGTCGATGCGGTAGGGGGCTTCTCGAAGCGGGAGCGGATCCGTGAGCACCTGCTCGACCTGGTCGAGACGCTCGGTCCGGGAGGGGCGATCCCGTCGGAGCGGCGGCTGTGCGACCAACTCGGCGTCTCGCGGCCCACGGTCCGCGCCGCCGTGGACGACCTGGTCCGGGACGGTCTGCTGATACGCCGGCACGGCCAGGGGATGTTCGTGGCACAGCCGAAGATCGCCCAGAACCTGGTCGGCGCGGGCTCCGCGCGCCACGCGGTGGCAGGCGTCGACGGGGTCTGGTCCAGCCGCACCGTCGGTTTCCAGGAGACCGGGGCCGGCGCGCGGGTCGGCAAGTTCCTGCGGCTGGCGCCGTCGGCGCGTGTGCTGCGCATCAGCCGCCTGCGCTTCGTCGACGCCGAGCCCATGTCCCTTGACACACTTCACATCCCGGCGGAACTGGTCCCCGGTCTGACGGCTGGCGATCTGGAACGGCACTCGTTCTATGACCTGCTGGAGAGTCGTTATGGGATCGGTGTGGCCACAGCGACGCAGACCATCGAGCCGACGGCCCTCAACGCCGACGAGGCGGCGCTGCTCGGCGTGCCGGAGTACGATCCGGCGCTGCTGTTCGAGCGCGTGACCGAGGACGAACAAGGTCGCGTCGTGGAGTTCGCGCACGCGGTCTACCGGCGAGATCGGTACCGGATCGTGTCGCAGCTGACTTTGTCAAAGGACCGTCGGCGGGGCCGTGTGCTGTCCGGCGCGTGGTCGACCGCGGCGGAGCCCGTGGGCGTGGTGATGCCTGCCGATCCTTTCTTCGCGGCGCCGGTGACCGGGCACTGA
- a CDS encoding acyl-CoA carboxylase subunit beta encodes MQTSAQTRAGSAPAAADMRARAREHRRTRAEILAARAEPGIQHSRGKLTVEERLAALFDEGSCVEVETLRRHRASGFGLEAKRPYGDGVVAGWGAVDGRRVFYYAHDFRVFGGSLGEAHAAKIHKVMDLALATGAPLIALCDGAGARIQEGVVALAGYGGIFSRHVRGSGVIPQISVVLGPCAGGAAYAPALCDFVFMVRGAGQMYVTGPDVVRAVTGEQVTHEDLGGADVHARTSGVAAFVHDDERECFEAVRTLLAFLPDNNHTAPPWTPPADTPDRRCEALLDLVPAELNRVYDVRAVLGEVFDDGDYLEVHESWAPNVVCALARLDGHPVGVLANQAAVLAGALDIAAAQKAARFVQLCDAFHLPIVSLVDVPGFLPGTDQERDGIIRHGAKLLYAYCDATVPRVQVVLRKAYGGAYIVMDSRSIGADLSYAWPVNEIAVMGAQAAADVLFRREIAAAADPEAVRTQRMTEYRRQLTHPDYAAEHGLVDDVIDPSDTRPILIEALAMLRGKYEPNPVRKHGNPPM; translated from the coding sequence ATGCAGACCTCGGCCCAAACCCGCGCCGGCTCCGCCCCTGCGGCGGCGGACATGCGTGCCCGCGCCAGGGAGCACCGCCGCACCCGCGCCGAGATCCTGGCGGCGCGCGCCGAACCCGGCATCCAGCACTCCCGCGGCAAACTCACGGTCGAGGAACGCCTGGCGGCGCTGTTCGACGAAGGGTCCTGCGTCGAGGTGGAGACCCTGCGCCGACACCGCGCCTCGGGCTTCGGGCTGGAGGCCAAGCGCCCGTACGGCGACGGCGTGGTCGCCGGCTGGGGCGCGGTCGACGGACGCCGGGTGTTCTACTACGCGCACGACTTCCGGGTCTTCGGCGGCTCCCTCGGCGAGGCCCACGCCGCGAAGATCCACAAGGTGATGGACCTGGCGCTGGCGACCGGCGCGCCGCTGATCGCCCTGTGCGACGGCGCCGGGGCGCGCATCCAGGAGGGCGTGGTCGCGCTGGCCGGCTATGGCGGCATCTTCTCCCGGCACGTGCGCGGCTCCGGCGTGATCCCGCAGATCAGTGTGGTCCTGGGCCCGTGCGCCGGCGGCGCGGCGTACGCCCCGGCCCTGTGCGACTTCGTGTTCATGGTCCGCGGCGCCGGGCAGATGTACGTCACCGGCCCGGACGTGGTCCGCGCGGTGACCGGCGAGCAGGTCACGCACGAGGATCTGGGCGGCGCCGACGTCCACGCGAGGACCTCCGGCGTGGCGGCCTTCGTGCACGACGACGAGCGCGAGTGCTTCGAGGCGGTCCGCACGCTGCTGGCGTTCCTGCCCGACAACAACCACACCGCACCGCCCTGGACGCCGCCGGCGGACACCCCCGACCGCCGCTGCGAGGCGCTGCTGGACCTGGTGCCCGCGGAGCTGAACCGGGTGTACGACGTGCGCGCGGTCCTCGGCGAGGTCTTCGACGACGGCGACTACCTGGAGGTCCACGAAAGCTGGGCGCCGAACGTGGTGTGCGCCCTGGCGCGGCTGGACGGCCACCCGGTCGGCGTCCTGGCCAACCAGGCCGCGGTCCTGGCCGGCGCCCTGGACATCGCCGCCGCCCAGAAGGCGGCCCGCTTCGTCCAACTCTGCGACGCCTTCCACCTCCCGATCGTCTCGCTGGTGGACGTCCCCGGGTTCCTCCCCGGCACCGACCAGGAACGCGACGGCATCATCCGCCACGGCGCGAAGCTCCTGTACGCGTACTGCGACGCCACAGTCCCCCGCGTCCAGGTGGTCCTCCGCAAGGCCTACGGCGGCGCCTACATCGTGATGGACTCCCGCTCCATCGGCGCCGACCTCTCCTACGCCTGGCCGGTCAACGAGATCGCGGTGATGGGCGCCCAGGCGGCAGCCGACGTCCTCTTCCGCCGCGAGATAGCAGCCGCCGCCGACCCCGAAGCCGTCCGCACCCAACGTATGACGGAGTACCGCCGCCAGTTGACGCACCCCGACTACGCCGCCGAACACGGCCTCGTGGACGACGTCATCGACCCCTCGGACACCCGCCCGATCCTGATCGAAGCCCTGGCCATGCTCCGCGGCAAGTACGAACCCAACCCCGTCCGCAAACACGGCAACCCGCCGATGTGA
- a CDS encoding nuclear transport factor 2 family protein: protein MTSTLSTEENRRLVLEAVSRFGAGDIAGFTELLGEGFVSHNPRVAHDPSAQSGREAFADFLSGPGSAHLRDATVAAKHLLADGDLVAVHTHVATPNGDLATVDIFRVDGGMLIEHWDVVQPIPDEVLHPHGMF from the coding sequence ATGACATCGACGCTATCCACCGAAGAGAACCGGCGGCTCGTCCTGGAGGCGGTCTCCCGCTTCGGTGCGGGCGACATCGCCGGCTTCACCGAACTGCTGGGTGAAGGGTTCGTCTCACACAACCCGCGCGTGGCACACGACCCCTCGGCACAGTCCGGGCGCGAGGCGTTCGCGGACTTCTTGAGCGGACCCGGCAGCGCACACCTGCGGGACGCGACCGTAGCAGCCAAACACCTGCTTGCCGACGGAGACCTGGTCGCAGTGCACACCCACGTGGCCACCCCGAACGGCGACCTTGCCACCGTCGACATCTTCCGGGTCGACGGTGGCATGCTCATCGAGCACTGGGACGTGGTTCAGCCGATACCCGACGAGGTGCTCCACCCACACGGAATGTTCTGA
- a CDS encoding glycosyl hydrolase family 18 protein has translation MTSPPTLYRTGVSGVVALSLAAVTAVAGSMLFAHSATAAPTLAVTGYAEEGTANSAIDASAAAMATVGVDGININSAGTSAPAPDAGATSLLAKAHADNLRAEFLVGNYSSSIGDFDPAALDRLLSSPSNINSVVTTVVNAVNSQGWDGVTIDFESILGQDAQGLVDFSTALKQAMPAAKTVSIDVTAYQTAAEYTANGYNLSGLGGAVDRIALMAYDEHGPTWNGVGPIGGLPWQEACLRQLLTQVPAAKVDLGVAGYGYTWPKTGTGRQVSDAQARQMVAGDGSTATWDSTQGEWTATLKNGTVMWWSDAKSWPLRATLAQKYAVHGMALWSLGLSDPLPVTAPANGFSVAASPASGSVAAGASSTSTVSTAVTSGTAQSVALTAGGVPAGASVSFSPASVTAGSSSTMTVTTSSSTPVGTYPITVTGRAASGSHTATYTLTVTTASGSTVYEAEASSSVLAGGAKVVTCAACSGGARVGYLGGTGTLTMKNITVATAGSYQVTIAYTNGDTGNLRIMLSVNGGANATFTGAPTTNWDTPATGTITVSLAVGTNTILFSNTGTTGDVPDIDKIAVVSK, from the coding sequence ATGACATCACCCCCCACCCTGTACCGCACTGGCGTCAGCGGCGTCGTGGCCTTGTCACTCGCCGCTGTCACCGCCGTCGCAGGATCGATGCTGTTCGCGCACTCCGCGACGGCGGCACCCACCCTGGCCGTCACGGGCTACGCCGAGGAGGGCACCGCCAACAGCGCGATTGACGCGAGTGCGGCGGCGATGGCCACTGTCGGCGTCGACGGCATCAACATAAACTCCGCCGGTACCAGTGCTCCGGCGCCGGACGCCGGGGCGACCTCCCTGCTTGCCAAGGCGCACGCGGACAACCTGCGAGCCGAGTTCTTGGTGGGCAACTATTCCAGCTCGATCGGCGACTTCGACCCCGCCGCGCTGGACAGACTGCTGAGCTCGCCGAGCAACATCAACAGCGTGGTCACGACCGTGGTGAACGCTGTGAATTCGCAAGGCTGGGACGGCGTCACGATCGACTTCGAGTCGATCCTCGGCCAGGACGCCCAGGGCCTGGTCGATTTCAGCACGGCACTGAAGCAGGCGATGCCGGCGGCCAAGACGGTCAGCATCGACGTCACGGCATACCAGACCGCCGCCGAGTACACCGCCAACGGCTACAACCTCTCGGGTCTGGGCGGCGCCGTGGACCGGATCGCGCTGATGGCGTACGACGAGCACGGCCCGACCTGGAACGGCGTGGGCCCGATCGGCGGGCTGCCGTGGCAGGAAGCATGTTTGCGGCAGCTGCTCACCCAGGTCCCCGCCGCCAAGGTCGACCTCGGCGTCGCAGGATACGGCTACACCTGGCCGAAGACAGGCACCGGCAGGCAAGTCAGCGACGCGCAGGCCCGGCAGATGGTGGCGGGCGACGGGTCGACCGCGACCTGGGACAGCACCCAGGGCGAGTGGACCGCCACCCTGAAGAACGGCACGGTCATGTGGTGGTCCGATGCGAAGTCGTGGCCGCTGCGGGCCACACTCGCTCAGAAGTACGCGGTCCACGGCATGGCGCTGTGGTCGCTGGGCCTGTCCGACCCGCTCCCGGTCACCGCTCCGGCCAATGGCTTTTCGGTGGCGGCGAGCCCGGCGTCGGGCTCGGTGGCGGCCGGCGCCTCGTCGACGTCGACAGTCAGCACCGCGGTCACGTCCGGTACCGCGCAGTCGGTCGCTCTGACGGCCGGCGGTGTGCCCGCCGGCGCGAGTGTCTCGTTCTCCCCGGCATCGGTGACCGCGGGTTCGTCCTCGACGATGACGGTGACGACGTCCTCTTCCACACCGGTGGGCACGTATCCGATCACGGTGACCGGACGCGCGGCATCAGGTAGTCACACCGCGACGTACACACTGACGGTCACCACCGCGAGCGGTTCCACCGTCTACGAAGCGGAAGCTTCCTCCAGCGTCCTGGCCGGCGGCGCGAAGGTCGTCACCTGCGCGGCGTGTTCGGGTGGAGCCCGGGTCGGATACCTCGGCGGCACCGGCACGCTGACCATGAAGAACATCACCGTGGCCACCGCGGGCAGCTACCAGGTCACGATCGCGTACACCAACGGCGACACCGGCAACCTCCGGATCATGCTCAGCGTCAACGGTGGCGCCAACGCCACCTTCACCGGCGCGCCGACGACGAACTGGGACACCCCCGCGACCGGCACCATCACTGTGAGCCTGGCGGTCGGAACCAACACCATCCTGTTCAGCAACACGGGAACCACCGGCGACGTCCCCGACATCGACAAGATCGCCGTGGTGTCCAAGTGA
- a CDS encoding sigma-70 family RNA polymerase sigma factor: protein MDRAGELFEKHRATLSAAAYRMLGSRADADDVLQEAWLRWSRVDHASVADPGAYLFRLVTRQAIDELRRIRARREVHAAHGLPDTPAAGPGVGLRPVEEVEAGLLVVLETLAPTERAVFLLHDVFGFSHAEIAAIVGRTERAVQQMAYRARRHIRARRPRFRPTPGEHRATTDRFLAAAALGGDLVGYGSTCAST from the coding sequence ATGGATAGGGCGGGCGAGCTGTTCGAGAAACACCGGGCCACGCTTTCGGCAGCGGCGTACCGGATGCTCGGCAGCCGGGCAGATGCCGACGATGTCCTTCAGGAGGCATGGCTTCGCTGGAGCCGGGTGGACCACGCCTCGGTTGCGGACCCCGGTGCGTATCTGTTCCGGTTGGTGACCCGGCAGGCGATCGATGAGCTTCGCCGCATACGGGCACGCCGAGAAGTGCACGCTGCCCATGGTCTGCCGGACACGCCAGCGGCCGGACCTGGCGTCGGACTCCGACCGGTCGAAGAAGTAGAGGCGGGCCTTCTGGTGGTTCTGGAGACCCTGGCTCCGACAGAGCGCGCAGTGTTCCTGCTGCACGACGTGTTCGGCTTCTCGCACGCGGAAATCGCAGCCATCGTCGGGCGCACCGAACGAGCGGTCCAGCAGATGGCCTACCGGGCCCGGCGACATATCCGAGCGCGTCGCCCACGGTTCCGGCCTACGCCAGGCGAGCACCGGGCAACCACCGACCGCTTCCTGGCCGCAGCCGCCCTGGGCGGTGACCTGGTCGGCTACGGCAGTACCTGCGCCTCAACCTGA
- a CDS encoding SDR family NAD(P)-dependent oxidoreductase produces MPAQIAAPDGRLYVFDRMPHHARSAADPGVGRASARLFAKEGAKVVVAGRSHERGDELIAEINDSGGTAPFVEPDVEIAAPAGVVAGGVRDIVCVGRTLGTGLPSAVGSR; encoded by the coding sequence ATGCCAGCCCAGATTGCCGCCCCAGACGGCCGACTCTACGTTTTCGACCGCATGCCGCATCACGCCCGGAGCGCGGCCGATCCCGGCGTCGGCCGGGCCTCAGCGCGGCTGTTCGCCAAGGAAGGCGCGAAAGTCGTTGTGGCCGGCCGCTCCCATGAGCGCGGAGACGAACTGATCGCAGAGATCAACGACAGCGGCGGCACCGCGCCCTTCGTCGAACCGGACGTCGAAATAGCGGCTCCGGCGGGCGTGGTTGCTGGCGGTGTCAGGGACATTGTGTGCGTCGGTCGCACCCTCGGAACGGGGCTTCCCAGCGCAGTCGGCTCACGCTGA
- a CDS encoding MarR family winged helix-turn-helix transcriptional regulator, translated as MALDERRTEAYFALMEAGGLLQMLMEDQLQRDGGLSYLQFFLLARLAQAPDGRMRMTDLADTVIHSRSGLTYQAAKLETAGLLRRESSPHDERSVTAAITDQGRELLNQVLPGHVAIVEQGMFEALDDQQTEALADALEAVRDRLRVLAPSSAQRRRNRS; from the coding sequence ATGGCCCTGGACGAGCGGCGCACCGAGGCGTACTTCGCGCTGATGGAGGCCGGCGGCCTGTTGCAGATGCTGATGGAGGACCAACTCCAGCGCGACGGCGGCCTGAGCTACCTCCAGTTCTTCCTACTGGCCCGTCTCGCCCAGGCACCGGACGGACGCATGCGGATGACCGACCTGGCCGACACCGTCATCCACAGCCGCAGCGGCCTGACCTATCAGGCCGCGAAACTGGAGACCGCAGGACTCCTGCGCCGCGAATCCTCACCACACGACGAGCGCTCAGTCACCGCCGCCATCACCGACCAGGGCCGGGAACTGCTGAACCAGGTCCTCCCGGGCCACGTCGCCATCGTGGAACAGGGCATGTTCGAGGCTCTCGACGATCAACAGACCGAAGCCCTGGCCGACGCACTCGAAGCCGTCCGCGACCGGCTGCGTGTGCTCGCACCGTCCTCAGCCCAGCGGCGCAGAAACCGCAGCTGA